One segment of Brassica napus cultivar Da-Ae chromosome C3, Da-Ae, whole genome shotgun sequence DNA contains the following:
- the LOC125582925 gene encoding uncharacterized protein LOC125582925, giving the protein MSASSSDEVFEERFDEVFEEIFEDTFTNIVEAQTSNQRSRAYIERNREGGQDRLWNDYFSEDATFSSQIFRRRFRMNNDLLLRIVYGLSENFPFFQHRRDATGGSLFGNDYLRRPTPEDLQRLLDIGEKRGFPGMVGSIDCTLNDINVLDRSPVFDDIFEGRAPRVRYMVNGHRYKLAYYLTDGRTGAMSSFSFDYCFLAEVTASNLKENKLYLPVGATSSTALHKQCKETILVNKEGNSWNVSLQFSESTGKYYITRGWRKFCLDNRCEIGDLFAFNVVGDGKTTPLMCVCPERKECSEILSKYLSRTSGESSLGGHL; this is encoded by the exons ATGTCGGCATCTTCATCTGACGAAGTTTTCGAAGAAAGATTTGACGAAGTTTTCGAAGAAATCTTCGAAGATACTTTCACCAACATAGTCGAGGCCCAAACCAGTAACCAAAGGAGCCGTGCTTATATTGAACGAAACCGTGAAGGAGGACAAGACCGCTTATGGAATGACTACTTCAGCGAAGATGCGACATTCTCGTCACAAATATTCAGACGCCGCTTTCGCATGAATAATGATTTATTGTTGCGTATTGTCTATGGGCTATCCGAGAACTTTCCATTCTTTCAGCACAGAAGAGATGCAACGGGAGGTTCG TTATTCGGAAATGACTATCTACGACGGCCCACACCggaggatcttcaacgactactcgatattggagaaAAACGAGGGTTTCCTGGGATGGTCGGGAGcattgatt gtaccttaaatgatatcaatgtcctCGATCGGTCTCCTGTGTTTGATGACATTTTTGAAGGTCGAGCTCCCAGGGTAAGGTACATGGTCAACGGACACAGGTATAAGTTGGCATACTATCTAACAgacg GACGAACCGGGGCaatgtcttctttctcatttgACTACTGTTTTTTGGCTGAGGTCACTGCTTCTaatctaaaagaaaacaaactt TATCTTCCTGTGGGAGCTACGAGTTCTACTGCTTTGCACAAACAATGCAAAGAGACGATACTGGTGAACAAAGAGGGAAATTCATGGAATGTGAGTTTGCAATTTAGCGAATCAACCGGCAAGTATTACATCACAAGAGGCTGGAGAAAGTTCTGTCTCGATAACAGATGCGAGATAGGAGACTTATTTGCGTTCAATGTGGTTGGAGATGGGAAAACTACTCCATTGATGTGTGTATGTCCGGAAAGAAAAGAGTGCTCTGAAATACTGAGCAAATACTTGAGCAGAACGAGTGGCGAGTCTTCATTAGGTGGTCATTTATGA
- the LOC111203600 gene encoding glutathione S-transferase T3-like — translation MNTTTGFVNLMYSQSSVDLESPEPAWFGSQGPDEFVFHPGVESSFQPAVQSVVQPTVESANKKRRKWSLNEDKILIGVWLNTSKDPVVSCDQKAERFWKRIIDYYNASPQLVGTVPRELGPAKQRWARINEQVCKFVGCYEVALRGQRSGQNEDDVMKAALDSFFNIYEHKFSLEHAWRELRHDQKWCTTYMVKDGGKEKRKPVVDVDTEDDVAEPESRPVGELV, via the coding sequence ATGAATACCACAACTGGCTTTGTTAATCTAATGTATAGTCAATCTTCAGTTGATCTTGAGTCACCCGAACCAGCTTGGTTCGGGTCCCAAGGTCCTGATGAGTTTGTTTTCCACCCTGGTGTCGAGTCTTCTTTCCAACCTGCTGTCCAGTCTGTTGTGCAGCCTACTGTCGAGTCTGCTAACAAAAAGAGGAGGAAATGGTCTCTTAATGAGGATAAAATCCTCATTGGTGTTTGGCTTAACACCAGCAAAGACCCCGTTGTCAGCTGTGACCAGAAAGCTGAACGTTTCTGGAAGAGAATTATTGACTACTACAACGCAAGCCCTCAACTGGTTGGGACAGTACCAAGAGAGCTTGGTCCAGCGAAGCAGCGGTGGGCTAGGATTAACGAGCAGGTTTGTAAGTTCGTTGGATGCTATGAGGTGGCGTTGAGGGGGCAGAGAAGTGGTCAGAATGAAGACGATGTGATGAAAGCTGCCCTCGACTCATTCTTCAACATTTATGAGCACAAGTTCAGCCTCGAACATGCGTGGAGGGAGCTGAGGCATGACCAGAAATGGTGCACCACCTATATGGTTAAAGATGGTGGGAAGGAGAAGCGCAAACCAGTGGTGGACGTTGATACAGAAGATGATGTTGCCGAACCTGAAAGCAGACCAGTTGGTGAGTTGGTGTGA
- the LOC106427750 gene encoding protein VACUOLELESS1, with protein sequence MANVSVAAEWQLLYNRYYRKPEIYQMRWKHVDLSRNKVACASFGGPIAVIRDDSKIVQLYAESALRKLRIFNSAGVLLSETVWKHPGGRLIGMSWSDDQTLISIVQDGTIYRYNIHAELIQPNVTMGKECFEQNVVECVFWGNGVVCLTEGGQLFCISDFKTMKPYKLADVPGLTEDDMLQPTCLAVREPQYTMSGNVEVLVAVGHEIYVVDEDEAQSIRFDEPSGEDSEMQNDDYGNLIGPVQKMIVSPNGKFLTLFTHDGRVVVVGMESKQIAIDYSCESALPPQQMAWCGMDSVLLYWDEDLMMVGPLGDPVHYFYDEPVILIPECDGVRILSNTSLEFLQRVPDSTESIFKIGSTSPAALLYDALDHFDRRSAKADENLRLIRSSLSEAVESCIDAAGHEFDVTRQRALLRAASYGQAFSSNFQRDRVQETCRTLRVLNAVRDPDIGIPLSIQQYKLLTPVVLISRLINAHSHLLALRISEYLGMNKEVVIMHWACAKITASASTPDAHLLEILLDKLQLCKGISYAAVATHADNCGRRKLAAMLVEHEPRSTKQVPLLLSIGEEDTALVKATESGDTDLVYLVIFHIWQKRPPLEFFAMIQGRVLARDLFVAYARCHKQEFLKDFFLSTGQIHEVAFLLWKESWDMGKNPMASKGSPLHGPRIKLMEKASNLFSQTKEHTFESKAAEEHAKLLRIQHELEASTKQAIFVDSSINDTIRTCIVLRNNRAAAKVKSEFKVSDKRWYWLKTFALATIKDWEALEKFSKEKRPPTGFRPFVEACIDADEKAEALKYIPKLSDLVERGEAYARIGMAKEAADAAAQANDGGELLERFRKTFSQNAIFDTLKMPFQGVS encoded by the exons ATGGCGAACGTCTCTGTTGCTGCGGAATGGCAGCTTCTCTACAACCGATATTACAGGAAGCCTGAGATCTACCAGATGAGATGGAAACATGTAGACTTAAGTCGCAACAAGGTCGCTTGTGCCTCCTTCGGTGGTCCAATCGCAGTCATTCGAGACGACTCCAAGATTGTCCAACTCTACGCCGAATCTGCTCTAAGAAAGCTTCGCATTTTCAACTCAGCAGGTGTACTCCTCTCTGAGACTGTCTGGAAGCACCCTGGGGGACGCCTCATCGGGATGTCATGGTCAGATGATCAGACACTCATCTCCATTGTCCAAGACGGCACCATCTACCGCTACAACATCCACGCCGAGCTCATTCAGCCTAATGTGACGATGGGGAAAGAGTGCTTTGAGCAGAATGTGGTGGAGTGTGTCTTCTGGGGGAACGGTGTCGTCTGCTTGACGGAAGGAGGACAGTTGTTCTGTATTTCGGATTTTAAGACGATGAAGCCTTATAAGCTTGCTGATGTCCCGGGGTTAACAGAAGACGATATGCTTCAGCCGACTTGCTTAGCTGTGAGGGAGCCTCAGTACACCATGTCTGGGAACGTTGAGGTGTTGGTAGCGGTTGGCCATGAGATTTATGTTGTGGATGAGGACGAGGCACAGTCTATTAGGTTCGATGAGCCTAGTGGCGAAGACTCTGAGATGCAGAATGATGATTATGGGAATTTGATTGGACCGGTGCAGAAGATGATTGTATCACCTAATGGAAAGTTCCTTACACTCTTCACTCATGATGGCCGGGTTGTTGTCGTTGGCATGGAATCAAAACAAATTGCGATTGACTACAGCTGTGAG TCAGCTCTTCCTCCTCAGCAAATGGCGTGGTGTGGGATGGATAGTGTTCTGCTCTATTGGGATGAGGATTTAATGATGGTGGGTCCTTTGGGAGATCCAGTCCACTATTTCTACGATGAACCTGTGATTCTTATCCCAGAATGCGATGGAGTGAGGATTTTATCTAACACGAGCCTTGAGTTTCTGCAAAGAGTACCTGATTCTACTGAGTCAATCTTTAAGATTGGAAGCACATCACCTGCAGCGTTGCTATATGATGCTTTGGATCATTTTGACAGGCGAAGTGCTAAG GCAGATGAAAATTTGAGACTAATTCGTTCATCACTGTCTGAGGCTGTTGAATCCTGCATTGATGCTGCTGGCCATGAATTTGATGTAACTCGTCAGAGGGCTCTGTTACGAGCGGCAAGTTATGGACAAGCTTTCAGCAG CAATTTTCAGCGTGACCGTGTCCAAGAGACTTGTAGAACTTTAAGGGTTCTGAATGCCGTTCGTGATCCTGATATTGGCATACCTCTTAGCATTCAACAGTACAAG TTATTGACACCAGTGGTTTTGATTAGTCGCCTAATCAATGCTCATTCCCACCTTCTTGCTCTCCGGATATCTGAGTACTTAGGAATGAATAAA GAAGTGGTGATAATGCATTGGGCGTGTGCAAAGATAACTGCTTCAGCATCAACTCCAGATGCTCATCTTCTTGAAATTTTACTTGATAAG CTCCAACTATGCAAAGGAATATCTTATGCTGCAGTGGCCACTCATGCTGATAACTGTGGACGTCGAAAGTTAGCTGCAATGCTAGTTGAACATGAACCACGCTCCACGAAACAG GTTCCTCTTTTACTAAGCATTGGGGAGGAAGATACCGCTTTAGTGAAAGCAACTGAGAGTGGTGACACCGACCTGGTTTATCTTGTTATATTTCATATATGGCAAAAG AGGCCTCCTTTGGAGTTCTTTGCGATGATCCAAGGCAGAGTTTTGGCACGTGATTTGTTCGTAGCTTATGCACG GTGTCACAAACAGGAGTTTCTAAAGGATTTCTTTTTATCTACGGGTCAGATTCAT GAGGTAGCTTTCCTTTTATGGAAAGAATCATGGGATATGGGGAAAAACCCAATGGCTAGTAAAGGATCTCCGTTGCACGGTCCACGGATAAAACTAATGGAGAAAGCCAGCAACCTTTTCTCTCAGACAAAGGAACACACTTTCGAGTCTAAGGCTGCTGAGGAGCATGCAAAACTCCTGAG GATACAACATGAGCTAGAAGCTAGTACGAAGCAGGCTATCTTTGTTGATTCAAGCATCAATGATACAATACGTACATGTATTGTCCTGCGTAACAATCGCGCTGCAGCAAAAGTGAAGTCAGAATTCAAG GTTTCTGATAAGAGATGGTATTGGCTTAAAACATTTGCTCTGGCTACAATCAAAGACTGGGAAGCGCTTGAGAAGTTTTCAAAGGAAAAGAGACCACCAACAG GATTCCGTCCATTTGTGGAGGCATGTATCGATGCAGATGAGAAAGCGGAAGCTCTAAAATACATCCCCAAGCTGTCAGATCTTGTTGAAAGAGGCGAG GCTTATGCTCGTATTGGAATGGCTAAGGAAGCGGCAGATGCAGCGGCTCAGGCAAATGATGGAGGAGAATTGCTGGAGAGATTCAGGAAGACTTTTTCACAGAATGCTATTTTTGATACCCTGAAGATGCCTTTCCAAGGAGTCTCCTAG
- the LOC106427706 gene encoding OVARIAN TUMOR DOMAIN-containing deubiquitinating enzyme 3-like yields MEELKPSNNNILLEQLRHGLARFELVSSPTPSISSASFLQGNSYAFFARIGSSMNGSPAAKKVEQYAVDRVTGDGRCLFRALVKGMAFNKGLTINPRRERDDADELRMAVKEVICNDPKEREKYKEALIAITVDESLKRYCQRIGRHDFWGGESELLVLSKLCKQPIIVYIPEHEHRRGGGGGYGSGFIPIAEYGAEFRGGWGKGNNKKNVVRLLYSGRNHYDLLR; encoded by the exons ATGGAGGAGCTAAAACCTTCGAACa ATAACATTCTTCTTGAGCAGCTGAGACATGGGCTCGCTCGGTTCGAGCTTGTTTCATCCCCTACTCCTTCAATCTCCTCTGCTTCCTTCTTACAGGGAAATAGCTATGCCTTCTTCGCAAGAATCGGTTCCTCCAT GAATGGGTCTCCGGCAGCGAAGAAGGTTGAGCAGTACGCTGTGGATAGAGTTACTGGGGATGGTCGCTGTCTCTTTAGAGCTTTG GTGAAAGGAATGGCCTTTAACAAGGGTCTTACCATCAATCcccggagagagagagatgatgcaG ATGAACTACGAATGGCTGTGAAAGAGGTTATATGCAATGACCCCAAGGAAAGGGAGAAGTACAAAGAAGCTTTAATAGCTATTACAGTGGATGAGTCTCTGAAACG GTATTGTCAGCGGATTGGAAGACATGATTTCTGGGGAGGAGAGTCTGAGTTGCTA GTTCTTTCCAAGCTATGTAAACAGCCCATCATCGTCTACATACCAGAGCATGAG CAtaggagaggaggaggaggagggtaTGGGTCGGGTTTTATACCGATTGCAGAGTATGGAGCCGAGTTTAGAGGAGGCTGGGGAAAAGGGAACAACAAGAAGAATGTTGTTAGGCTTCTTTACAGTGGTAGAAACCATTATGATCTGCTTCGCTAG